The Streptomyces spororaveus genome includes a region encoding these proteins:
- a CDS encoding PAS domain-containing protein: MSAYGRNETADDLLAALLDGMDAALCAFDSDGVITHWNREAERILGWTAAEAVGRKGFEGWAVRAADAHDVQDRLMAARQVPGRQVHEFALLTKDGGRVLVRTQSAGVPGADGKPAGVYCAFSEVHAQIDLERSIALSEALLEDASWGVVLVDVDLRPAVVNAHAARAFGAGRTALLGRPLGELLVQGVEELEGALQYVLAEGAPSAPVEMWVSVRTPEGVRRRCWRCGFLRLASPLAEEPVPLGVGWLFQDVTEARQEQLDTAQLRFRSHQLHRAGRAAAECEDPAEAAAVRLDFALAGFAEHALLDVLDPTADPERRRLVRSAASPPALPGPGSIPVRYAAGHPALQALDRIGSVRTSAPRGEADAEWARARRWPEDAAHGLCTVLRSRGRTLGALTFLRGPSRVAFERVDAAYAEEVAARVAADLDLAAGPAGPDGG, from the coding sequence GTGAGTGCTTACGGGCGTAACGAGACCGCTGACGATCTGCTCGCCGCGCTGTTGGACGGGATGGACGCAGCCCTGTGCGCGTTCGACTCCGACGGGGTGATCACCCACTGGAACCGCGAGGCCGAGCGGATCCTGGGGTGGACCGCCGCCGAGGCCGTGGGGCGCAAGGGCTTCGAGGGGTGGGCGGTGCGTGCCGCCGACGCGCACGACGTCCAGGACCGGCTGATGGCCGCCCGGCAGGTGCCCGGCCGGCAGGTGCACGAGTTCGCGCTGCTGACCAAGGACGGCGGGCGCGTCCTCGTGCGGACCCAGTCCGCCGGGGTGCCCGGTGCGGACGGGAAACCCGCCGGGGTGTACTGCGCCTTCAGCGAGGTGCACGCCCAGATCGACCTGGAGCGCTCCATCGCGCTGAGCGAGGCCCTGCTGGAGGACGCCTCGTGGGGCGTGGTCCTGGTCGACGTCGATCTGCGGCCCGCCGTGGTCAACGCGCACGCCGCACGGGCCTTCGGGGCCGGCCGCACCGCGCTCCTCGGGCGGCCCCTGGGGGAACTGCTGGTCCAGGGCGTCGAGGAGTTGGAGGGCGCGCTCCAGTACGTGCTCGCCGAGGGGGCCCCGTCCGCGCCGGTGGAGATGTGGGTGTCGGTGCGCACGCCGGAGGGGGTGCGGCGCAGGTGCTGGCGGTGCGGGTTCCTGCGGCTGGCTTCGCCGCTCGCGGAGGAGCCGGTACCGCTGGGCGTCGGCTGGCTGTTCCAGGACGTCACCGAGGCCCGCCAGGAGCAGCTGGACACCGCGCAGCTGCGGTTCCGCTCGCACCAGCTCCACCGCGCGGGGCGGGCCGCCGCCGAGTGCGAGGACCCGGCCGAGGCGGCCGCCGTACGCCTGGACTTCGCCCTGGCCGGCTTCGCGGAGCACGCGCTGCTGGACGTACTGGACCCGACGGCCGATCCCGAGCGGCGAAGGCTCGTACGGTCGGCCGCGTCGCCGCCGGCGCTGCCGGGCCCGGGGTCGATCCCGGTCCGGTACGCGGCCGGGCACCCGGCGCTGCAGGCCCTGGACCGGATCGGCTCGGTGCGTACGAGTGCCCCGCGCGGGGAGGCGGACGCGGAGTGGGCGCGGGCCCGCCGGTGGCCCGAGGACGCCGCGCACGGGCTGTGCACGGTGCTGCGGAGCCGGGGGCGGACCCTGGGGGCGCTGACGTTCCTGCGCGGACCCTCGCGGGTGGCCTTCGAGCGCGTGGACGCGGCGTACGCGGAGGAGGTCGCGGCCCGGGTCGCGGCCGACCTGGACCTGGCGGCGGGTCCGGCCGGCCCGGACGGGGGCTGA